The following coding sequences are from one Halictus rubicundus isolate RS-2024b chromosome 11, iyHalRubi1_principal, whole genome shotgun sequence window:
- the Ctl5 gene encoding C-type lectin 5, giving the protein MRTLWLLVLLAGVAVNAQRRLALPDPRSCANRVRHATYRDARGVAHSYFFSWEHQPTRSLEVDWLDARNICRRHCMDAVSLETPQENEFIKQRLVRGNVRFIWTSGRKCNFNGCDRQDLLPQNVNGWFWSGSGAKIGPTTQRNSGDWSHTGGYGQPQPDNREAAQGNDESCLSILNNFYNDGVKWHDVACHHRKPFVCEDSDELLNFVVSRNPGIRL; this is encoded by the exons ATGAGGACGTTATGGCTGTTAGTGCTCCTCGCAGGCGTCGCAGTGAACGCTCAGCGTCGGCTCGCACTTCCCGATCCACGCAGTTGCGCCAACC GGGTACGACACGCCACGTACAGAGACGCCAGAGGCGTTGCACACTCGTACTTCTTCAGTTGGGAACACCAGCCCACCAGAAGCCTAGAGGTCGACTGGCTCGATGCTCGTAACATCTGCAGAAGACACTGCATGGACGCAGTCTCCCTCGAAACGCCGCAGGAGAACGAGTTCATCAAACAACGACTTGTGCGAG GAAACGTGAGGTTTATCTGGACGTCAGGACGCAAATGCAACTTCAACGGTTGCGACAGACAGGACCTCCTGCCGCAGAACGTCAACGGTTGGTTTTGGTCCGGTTCGGGAGCCAAAATCGGACCCACCACGCAACGCAACTCTGGCGATTGGAGTCACACCGGTGGATACGGGCAACCGCAACCTGACAACCGTGAAGCTGCTCAG GGCAACGACGAGTCCTGCCTGTCGATTCTGAACAACTTCTACAACGACGGAGTGAAATGGCACGACGTGGCCTGCCACCATCGAAAACCGTTCGTGTGCGAGGACAGCGACGAGCTTCTGAACTTCGTGGTTTCCAGAAATCCCGGCATCCGCCTCTAA
- the Uri gene encoding unconventional prefoldin RPB5 interactor isoform X1 — translation MFDKQDILDLVLSKGIERNEEQRKIWTNYKRDHQKVSEALFTFRKDVHVNCMVPIGKKAFLKGKLIHTNEVLASLGDGYFAKYSADGAAALCERRIKHAEEMLKNLSGEIDLYETRMMAMENNLFGDCAGSEIVEHWNEEEIQEWKVKHREREREYRQKLAKLRQEKKPKVETEEDLIWRLDQLELEEELADDFNRQSGLSEHFGEDLEEYSYESESSSEGEEENSEEVKQQNEKEQEKEEENAKQLKDEEQNEKHLKEEEKEKRLQDEEKEKQLKNEGKKKQIEEVKVAEVKKCVSFGKLDDVNKQKDEKSMETTESSEEVSAEDIFRIEFSHSEHTAATRSEGDSIVTPADIYRIFTKPKSILKRSPNDIPPIRDPPPDYSTEEEDDPYEHVDKASAYESIVKDIKERDTSKIVEIVPGIVKETRPVSKFKRERQQKR, via the exons ATGTTTGATAAACAGGACATTCTGGATTTGGTTCTCTCAAAG GGGATAGAACGTAATGAGGAACAGCGTAAAATATGGACAAACTACAAGCGAGATCATCAAAAAGTTTCAGAGGCTCTGTTCACATTCCGTAAAGATGTACATGTAAACTGTATGGTACCAATAGGGAAAAAGGCATTCTTGAAAGGAAAATTGATTCACACTAATGAGGTGCTCGCTAGTCTTGGTGATGGATATTTCGCCAAGTACAGTGCAGATGGTGCAGCTGCACTTTGCGAAAGAAGAATAAAAC ACGCGGAGGAAATGTTAAAGAATCTAAGTGGTGAAATTGATTTGTACGAGACCAGGATGATGGCAatggaaaataatttgtttgGAGATTGTGCTGGTAGCGAAATTGTGGAACATTGGAATGAGGAGGAAATTCAGGAATGGAAAG TGAAACatagggagagggagagagagtatCGTCAGAAATTAGCAAAACTCAGGCAAGAGAAAAAGCCAAAAGTTGAAACAGAAGAGGATCTGATCTGGAGACTTGACCAGCTCGAGTTAGAGGAAGAGCTAGCAGACGACTTTAACAG ACAGTCTGGGCTCTCTGAACATTTTGGAGAAGATCTTGAAGAATATTCATACGAATCAGAAAGTTCATCGGAAGGCGAAGAAGAGAATTCTGAAGAAGTGAAGCAACAGAACGAGAAGGAACAAGAGAAGGAGGAAGAAAACGCGAAGCAGTTGAAGGATGAAGAACAAAACGAGAAACatctgaaagaagaagaaaaggaaaagcgATTGCAGGACGAAGAGAAggagaaacaattgaaaaatgaAGGGAAGAAGAAGCAAATTGAAGAAGTTAAAGTTGCGGAGGTCAAGAAGTGTGTTTCATTTGGAAAGTTAGACGATGTAAATAAACAGAAAGATGAGAAATCAATGGAGACGACAGAGTCAAGCGAAGAGGTTTCGGCAGAGGATATTTTTCGGATAGAGTTCAGTCATTCCGAGCACACTGCAGCCACAAGGTCGGAAGGAGACTCTATTGTAACGCCAGCAGATATTTACAGGATATTCACGAAGCCTAAATCAATTTTGAAAAGATCACCGAATGACATACCACCTATTCGGGATCCCCCGCCGGATTACAGtacagaagaagaagacgatccGTACGAACACGTCGATAAGGCTTCAGCGTATGAATCG atTGTGAAAGATATTAAGGAAAGAGATACATCGAAAATAGTGGAAATTGTTCCGGGAATAGTGAAGGAAACTCGTCCAGTTAGTAAATTTAAACGGGAACGCCAGCAGAAGAGATGA
- the Uri gene encoding unconventional prefoldin RPB5 interactor isoform X2 → MVPIGKKAFLKGKLIHTNEVLASLGDGYFAKYSADGAAALCERRIKHAEEMLKNLSGEIDLYETRMMAMENNLFGDCAGSEIVEHWNEEEIQEWKVKHREREREYRQKLAKLRQEKKPKVETEEDLIWRLDQLELEEELADDFNRQSGLSEHFGEDLEEYSYESESSSEGEEENSEEVKQQNEKEQEKEEENAKQLKDEEQNEKHLKEEEKEKRLQDEEKEKQLKNEGKKKQIEEVKVAEVKKCVSFGKLDDVNKQKDEKSMETTESSEEVSAEDIFRIEFSHSEHTAATRSEGDSIVTPADIYRIFTKPKSILKRSPNDIPPIRDPPPDYSTEEEDDPYEHVDKASAYESIVKDIKERDTSKIVEIVPGIVKETRPVSKFKRERQQKR, encoded by the exons ATGGTACCAATAGGGAAAAAGGCATTCTTGAAAGGAAAATTGATTCACACTAATGAGGTGCTCGCTAGTCTTGGTGATGGATATTTCGCCAAGTACAGTGCAGATGGTGCAGCTGCACTTTGCGAAAGAAGAATAAAAC ACGCGGAGGAAATGTTAAAGAATCTAAGTGGTGAAATTGATTTGTACGAGACCAGGATGATGGCAatggaaaataatttgtttgGAGATTGTGCTGGTAGCGAAATTGTGGAACATTGGAATGAGGAGGAAATTCAGGAATGGAAAG TGAAACatagggagagggagagagagtatCGTCAGAAATTAGCAAAACTCAGGCAAGAGAAAAAGCCAAAAGTTGAAACAGAAGAGGATCTGATCTGGAGACTTGACCAGCTCGAGTTAGAGGAAGAGCTAGCAGACGACTTTAACAG ACAGTCTGGGCTCTCTGAACATTTTGGAGAAGATCTTGAAGAATATTCATACGAATCAGAAAGTTCATCGGAAGGCGAAGAAGAGAATTCTGAAGAAGTGAAGCAACAGAACGAGAAGGAACAAGAGAAGGAGGAAGAAAACGCGAAGCAGTTGAAGGATGAAGAACAAAACGAGAAACatctgaaagaagaagaaaaggaaaagcgATTGCAGGACGAAGAGAAggagaaacaattgaaaaatgaAGGGAAGAAGAAGCAAATTGAAGAAGTTAAAGTTGCGGAGGTCAAGAAGTGTGTTTCATTTGGAAAGTTAGACGATGTAAATAAACAGAAAGATGAGAAATCAATGGAGACGACAGAGTCAAGCGAAGAGGTTTCGGCAGAGGATATTTTTCGGATAGAGTTCAGTCATTCCGAGCACACTGCAGCCACAAGGTCGGAAGGAGACTCTATTGTAACGCCAGCAGATATTTACAGGATATTCACGAAGCCTAAATCAATTTTGAAAAGATCACCGAATGACATACCACCTATTCGGGATCCCCCGCCGGATTACAGtacagaagaagaagacgatccGTACGAACACGTCGATAAGGCTTCAGCGTATGAATCG atTGTGAAAGATATTAAGGAAAGAGATACATCGAAAATAGTGGAAATTGTTCCGGGAATAGTGAAGGAAACTCGTCCAGTTAGTAAATTTAAACGGGAACGCCAGCAGAAGAGATGA
- the Rpl35 gene encoding ribosomal protein L35 — translation MGKVKCTEMRSKDKKELLKKLEELKTELTNLRVAKVTGGAASKLSKIRVMRKEIARVYIIMHQKQKENLRLLYKNKKYKPLDLRPKKTRAIRRALTPYQANKKTPKEIRKMSAFPPRKYALKV, via the exons ATG GGTAAGGTTAAGTGCACCGAGATGAGGTCGAAGGATAAGAAGGAGCTTCTGAAGAAGCTCGAGGAGCTCAAGACGGAGCTAACTAATCTCCGTGTGGCCAAAGTCACTGGAGGAGCTGCCTCTAAGCTTTCAAAGAT CCGCGTTATGAGGAAGGAGATCGCCAGAGTGTACATTATCATGCACCAAAAGCAGAAGGAGAACTTGCGTCTTTTGTACAAAAACAAAAAGTACAAGCCCCTGGACCTGAGGCCAAAGAAAACCAGGGCGATCAGGAGAGCACTGACACCTTACCAAGCCAACAAAAAGACACCGAAAGAAATCCGCAAGATGTCTGCCTTCCCTCCGAGAAAGTATGCTTTGAAGGTGTAA